The DNA sequence CCCCTGCATCGACCCGAACTCCACCCTCTCCGTGTGCACGCGCTGACCCCGCACCTCGCGCAGTAAGGACACAGACACCCATGCAGACGCACAAGTACGACGTCGTCATCGTCGGCGCCGGCGGGGCCGGCATGCGCGCCGCCCTCGAGTCGAGCAAGCGCACCCGCACCGCCGTGCTCACCAAGCTCTACCCGACCCGCTCCCACACCGGCGCGGCCCAGGGCGGCATGTGCGCCGCCCTCGCCAACGTCGAGGAGGACAACTGGGAGTGGCACACCTTCGACACCGTCAAGGGCGGCGACTACCTCGTCGACCAGGACGCCGCCGAGGTCATGTGCCGTGAGGCCATCGACGCCGTCATCGACCTCGAGAAGATGGGCCTGCCGTTCAACCGCACGCCCGAGGGCAAGATCGACCAGCGCCGCTTCGGTGGGCACACCCGCAACCACGGTGAGGCCGCCGTGCGCCGGTCCTGCTTCGCAGCGGACCGCACCGGCCACATGATCCTGCAGACGCTCTACCAGAACTGCGTCAAGCAGGGCGTCGAGTTCTACAACGAGTTCTACGTCCTCGACCTGCTGCTCAACACCGGCGCCGACGGCGTCGAGCGCGCGGCCGGCGTCGTGGCGTACGAGCTGGCCACCGGCGAGCTGCACGTCTTCCAGGCCAAGTCGGTCGTCTTCGCCACCGGCGGCACCGGCAAGGTCTTCAAGACCACCTCCAACGCCCACACCCTCACCGGCGACGGCATGGGCGTGGCCTTCCGACGCGGCATCCCGCTGGAGGACATGGAGTTCTTCCAGTTCCACCCGACAGGCCTCGCCGGCCTCGGCATCCTGCTCTCCGAGGCCGCCCGGGGCGAGGGCGGCATCCTGCGCAACGCCGACGGCGAGCGCTTCATGGAGCGCTACGCCCCCACCATCAAGGACCTCGCGCCGCGCGACATCGTCGCCCGGTCGATGGCCAACGAGGTGCGCGAGGGCCGCGGCGCCGGGCCGAACAAGGACTACGTCCTGCTCGACCTGACCCACCTCGAGCCGGCGCACATCGACGCCAAGCTCCCCGACATCACCGAGTTCGCCCGCACGTACCTGGGCGTCGAGCCGTACACCGAGCCGGTCCCGGTCTACCCGACCGCGCACTACGCCATGGGCGGCATCCCGACCAACGTCGAGGCCGAGGTGCTGCGCAACAACACCGACGTCGTCCCGGGCCTGTACGCCGCCGGCGAGGTCGCGTGCGTGTCCGTGCACGGCTCGAACCGCCTGGGCACCAACAGCCTGCTCGACATCAACGTCTTCGGCCGCCGTGCCGGCATCGCCGCCGCGGAGTATGCCGTGGACGCCCCGTGGGTGGACCTCCCCGAGGCCCCGGAGGCCCTCGTCACCGGCATGGTGGAGGGCATCCGCTCGCGCGAGAGCGGCGAGCGCGTGGCCGACCTGCGCCGCGAGCTG is a window from the Phycicoccus sp. M110.8 genome containing:
- the sdhA gene encoding succinate dehydrogenase flavoprotein subunit, with amino-acid sequence MQTHKYDVVIVGAGGAGMRAALESSKRTRTAVLTKLYPTRSHTGAAQGGMCAALANVEEDNWEWHTFDTVKGGDYLVDQDAAEVMCREAIDAVIDLEKMGLPFNRTPEGKIDQRRFGGHTRNHGEAAVRRSCFAADRTGHMILQTLYQNCVKQGVEFYNEFYVLDLLLNTGADGVERAAGVVAYELATGELHVFQAKSVVFATGGTGKVFKTTSNAHTLTGDGMGVAFRRGIPLEDMEFFQFHPTGLAGLGILLSEAARGEGGILRNADGERFMERYAPTIKDLAPRDIVARSMANEVREGRGAGPNKDYVLLDLTHLEPAHIDAKLPDITEFARTYLGVEPYTEPVPVYPTAHYAMGGIPTNVEAEVLRNNTDVVPGLYAAGEVACVSVHGSNRLGTNSLLDINVFGRRAGIAAAEYAVDAPWVDLPEAPEALVTGMVEGIRSRESGERVADLRRELQETMDRNVQVFRTEASMKEALGVIDELKERYANVVVQDKGKRYNTDLLEAVELGFLIELAEVITLGALARKESRGGHFREDYTARDDVNFMRHTMAYRPAVDGDLGAGPSFADEVRLDYKPVTVTRYQPMERKY